One part of the Spirochaeta lutea genome encodes these proteins:
- a CDS encoding DUF2259 domain-containing protein has product MKRCLLFALLIVPSLLFGGDIAHYVNLGFSQDSKTFVFGQYGIDKNTSIPFASIFFVDVAQNEFTSQGVHSYEPQHPVSLGQDGSGALYNLLHTVTPLVQRWSIDHTAQGRLVYLYINGDIPKEQIRFRDFNTETQYDLHLKQTARTTSEESPQSEAAFHIQLTATPKDGQVRAYTVGIPDFYRRGVSSYRLKQVILSPDEKSVIMVVEKVMQQDTNGASIRYMVETVKVW; this is encoded by the coding sequence ATGAAACGATGTTTACTTTTTGCACTACTTATAGTTCCGAGCCTTCTCTTTGGCGGCGACATTGCCCACTACGTAAATCTCGGATTCTCCCAGGATTCAAAAACCTTTGTTTTTGGCCAATACGGGATCGATAAAAACACCTCCATCCCCTTTGCTTCCATCTTTTTTGTCGATGTTGCACAAAACGAATTTACATCTCAGGGTGTACACTCCTATGAACCCCAACATCCTGTCAGCCTCGGTCAAGATGGAAGCGGCGCATTGTATAATCTCCTGCATACCGTAACTCCCTTGGTACAGCGATGGTCCATCGATCATACCGCCCAAGGCCGGCTGGTGTATCTGTATATTAACGGGGATATTCCCAAGGAACAGATCCGGTTCAGGGATTTTAATACCGAGACGCAGTACGATCTTCACCTAAAACAGACAGCCCGAACCACCTCAGAAGAATCCCCTCAAAGCGAGGCGGCATTCCATATTCAGCTGACTGCAACCCCTAAAGACGGCCAGGTGCGAGCCTACACGGTAGGCATTCCCGACTTCTACCGGAGAGGCGTCTCCAGCTACCGACTCAAACAAGTGATCCTCAGTCCCGACGAAAAATCCGTCATCATGGTTGTGGAGAAGGTCATGCAACAGGATACCAATGGTGCTTCCATACGGTACATGGTAGAAACCGTAAAAGTGTGGTAA